From the Leptotrichia sp. oral taxon 221 genome, one window contains:
- a CDS encoding methionine ABC transporter ATP-binding protein: MSEKLITIKNLNKRYNIGTDREIVAVDNINLEIDKGDIYGIMGLSGAGKSTLIRLLNRLEEPTSGEIFVRHQIVPKKNKNKKNKENENITEKTFENKNILEFKPVQLRQYRKKTGMIFQHFNLLNSRDVAGNVAFPLEISGWKKKDIAKRVDELLEIVGLLDKKNSYPEQLSGGQKQRVAIARALANNPQILLSDEATSALDPRTTNSILELLKDINKKFGITIILITHQMEVIRKVCNKATIMSEGKIIEEGETKEIFLNPKSDLAKEFVANIPHDEFRSDEELLKRSKNTETLALKLKLTEDQVNRAFVTEIIKKFDVEINILGGFIDKVSNIIVGNLLIEIMTNKEIGEEILAWLKENKVELEVL; the protein is encoded by the coding sequence ATGAGTGAAAAATTAATTACTATAAAAAATTTGAATAAAAGATATAATATAGGAACTGATAGAGAAATAGTTGCTGTAGATAATATTAATTTAGAGATAGATAAAGGCGATATTTACGGTATTATGGGACTTAGTGGAGCTGGAAAATCAACTTTGATTAGGTTATTGAATAGATTGGAAGAGCCTACATCTGGAGAGATTTTTGTAAGACATCAAATAGTTCCTAAAAAAAATAAGAATAAGAAAAATAAAGAGAATGAAAATATAACTGAAAAAACATTTGAAAATAAAAATATTTTGGAATTTAAGCCAGTTCAATTGAGACAGTATAGAAAGAAAACTGGAATGATCTTCCAGCATTTTAATTTGTTAAATTCAAGAGATGTTGCTGGAAATGTTGCGTTTCCTTTGGAAATCTCTGGGTGGAAGAAAAAGGATATTGCTAAAAGAGTTGATGAATTATTGGAAATAGTAGGACTTTTAGATAAGAAAAATAGTTATCCAGAACAGTTGTCAGGAGGGCAAAAACAGAGAGTGGCAATAGCTAGAGCGTTGGCAAATAATCCTCAAATTCTTTTGTCGGATGAGGCAACAAGTGCGCTAGATCCGAGAACTACAAATTCGATTTTAGAATTATTGAAAGATATTAACAAAAAATTTGGGATAACGATTATTTTGATTACGCATCAAATGGAAGTTATTAGAAAAGTATGTAATAAGGCTACAATAATGTCTGAAGGAAAAATTATTGAAGAGGGAGAAACAAAAGAAATATTCTTGAATCCTAAATCAGATTTAGCAAAAGAATTCGTTGCGAATATTCCGCATGATGAGTTTAGAAGTGATGAAGAGCTTCTTAAGAGAAGTAAAAATACTGAAACATTGGCATTAAAATTGAAGTTAACAGAAGACCAAGTTAATAGAGCGTTTGTAACAGAAATTATTAAGAAATTTGATGTTGAAATAAATATTTTAGGTGGATTTATTGATAAAGTAAGCAATATTATAGTTGGAAATTTATTGATTGAGATTATGACAAATAAAGAAATAGGGGAAGAAATTTTAGCATGGTTAAAAGAAAATAAAGTAGAATTGGAGGTTTTATAG
- a CDS encoding amino acid ABC transporter ATP-binding protein has protein sequence MIEVKNLKKQFGKNVVLDNINLEIKKGEVVSLIGPSGSGKSTILRSIIDLETITSGDILIEGNNLKDKKIKKEMLLKTGMVFQTFNLFPHMSVRNNIVKTLELVKKMDKKEANKIAEETLEVVGLIDKIDNFPSELSGGQKQRVAIARALSLRPDILLFDEPTSALDPELVKEVLDIIRKLKNDKITMLIVSHEMNFVKEISDKVVVLEKGEILEKGDSKKIFENPDSQRVKKFLNTIY, from the coding sequence ATAATAGAAGTAAAAAATTTAAAAAAACAATTTGGGAAAAATGTAGTTCTTGATAATATTAATCTAGAAATAAAAAAAGGAGAGGTTGTTTCATTGATAGGGCCTTCTGGAAGTGGAAAATCTACGATACTAAGAAGTATAATTGATTTAGAAACAATTACAAGTGGTGATATCTTAATTGAAGGAAATAACTTAAAAGATAAGAAAATAAAAAAAGAAATGTTACTAAAAACAGGAATGGTATTCCAAACATTTAATTTATTTCCGCATATGTCAGTGAGAAATAATATAGTTAAAACTTTGGAATTAGTTAAAAAGATGGATAAAAAGGAAGCGAATAAAATTGCTGAAGAAACTTTGGAAGTTGTAGGATTGATTGATAAAATTGATAATTTTCCGAGCGAATTATCAGGAGGGCAAAAACAAAGAGTGGCAATAGCTAGAGCGCTGTCGCTTCGACCAGATATTTTGTTGTTTGATGAGCCAACTTCGGCGTTGGATCCTGAATTAGTAAAAGAAGTTCTAGATATAATAAGAAAATTAAAGAATGATAAGATAACAATGTTAATAGTCAGTCACGAAATGAATTTTGTAAAAGAAATATCAGATAAAGTGGTAGTATTGGAAAAAGGAGAAATTTTAGAAAAGGGAGATTCAAAAAAAATATTTGAAAATCCTGATTCGCAAAGGGTGAAAAAGTTTTTAAATACAATTTATTAA